The genomic segment ACGCTGCGAGAAATGAGACCTAGCAGATGCACGGGCCTGTCCCACTGCTGTCCGGTTTAAACCGACGTCCATTGGAGCATCAACTGGTCATTGTGGCATCTGCTGCTGTTGGGTGGTTTTAGAAGACTGTCTGTTCTTTTTCGATGCATGAGGTTGGCCCGCACGAGGCGGGCGAAGATCCAGGGGCTTTTGATGGTCTTCTGGTCTGCCTGCGCCATGCGCAGAAGCAGGAAAGCGATGAGGGCCACGGTGATCTGAATGCGCACGGCGTTTTCTGAGACGCCCAGGAAATGCTTGATCTTCAAGGTCTGCTTGACCCATTTGAAGAACAGCTCGATAGCCCAGCGACGCTTGTAGAGATCGGCGATCTCTTGCGCAGTGGCATCGAGATCGTTCGACAGGATCCGCAGGACCTTGCCGGTATCGCTTTGCACCGTGATCTCGCGAACCGGGTCGCTGAACGGGTTCTTGCGGTTGCCGGCCTGACGGGCAGGCAGCAGACCAATGCGATCCGACAGGATGCGACCACCGTTTGCATCCGCGTCCCCCAGCGGCTGCTCATGCAACACCGTCAGGGGTGTATGGGACTTGAAGCGGGTGACGATGCGGCATCCGGCCTGATCCATTCTGGCCCACCATGAGAAATCATAATAGCCCAGATCAAAGACGTAGGTCGCGCCCGGTTCGATCGGCATGGCCTTGGCCGCGGTGATGTCATTGACATTGGCGGGTGTAACGGCGGCATAGATCGGTCGCTCTGCGCCCGCATCATAGACGATGTGGACCTTGGCTCCGCACGCCTTATGGGAGAACCGCGCCCATTGCGATCCTGCACCGGAAA from the Agrobacterium vaccinii genome contains:
- a CDS encoding IS4 family transposase, whose protein sequence is MRHHNSVFHDLLKRVSWSTFERLVDEHGTDKHIRRLSTKSQLIALLYGQLAGAVSLHEIEGGLESHSTRLYHLGARPASRSTLADANAKRSSAVFTGLFAELVTRAGRGLRRAVGEATYLIDATSLRLSGAGSQWARFSHKACGAKVHIVYDAGAERPIYAAVTPANVNDITAAKAMPIEPGATYVFDLGYYDFSWWARMDQAGCRIVTRFKSHTPLTVLHEQPLGDADANGGRILSDRIGLLPARQAGNRKNPFSDPVREITVQSDTGKVLRILSNDLDATAQEIADLYKRRWAIELFFKWVKQTLKIKHFLGVSENAVRIQITVALIAFLLLRMAQADQKTIKSPWIFARLVRANLMHRKRTDSLLKPPNSSRCHNDQLMLQWTSV